A region of Streptomyces sp. TG1A-60 DNA encodes the following proteins:
- a CDS encoding iron ABC transporter permease: protein MVLPVVFFAVFFAYPVAAIVARGLKAEGEGGGWRFGRIAEVLGDSGIRHVLWFTTWQALVSTALTLLIALPGAYVFARFDFRGKDILRAVVTVPFVLPTVVVGTAFLALVGRGGMFDDLWGVRLDTTVWAILLAHVFFNYAVVVRTVGGLWAQLDPRQEEAARMLGASPLAAWRKVTLPALGPAVAAATLMVFLFTFTSFGVVQVLGGPTFSTLEVEIYRQTSEIFDLATAAVLTLVQFVAVALVLVVHAWTVRRRESALRLGDASLTARKPRGAGQWALLGMVLATVVVLILLPLGVLVERSLDAPGFGYYKALTGDDSGIFLVAPIEAVGNSLSYALAATAIALLIGSLSAAALTRRAGRLVRGFDALLMLPLGVSAVTVGFGFLIALDEPPLDLRSSWILVPLAQALVGVPFVVRTMLPVLRAVDERLREAAAVLGASPWRVWREVDLPMVRRALLIAAGFAFAVSLGEFGATVFIARADNPTLPVAVARLLGRPGDLNYGQAMALSTILMVVCAVALLVLERLRTDRTGEF from the coding sequence ATGGTCCTGCCCGTCGTTTTCTTCGCGGTGTTCTTCGCCTATCCCGTCGCCGCGATCGTCGCACGGGGGCTGAAGGCCGAAGGGGAAGGCGGGGGCTGGCGGTTCGGGCGGATCGCGGAGGTGCTGGGGGACTCCGGGATCCGGCACGTGCTGTGGTTCACCACCTGGCAGGCGCTCGTCTCGACCGCGCTCACGCTGCTGATCGCGCTCCCTGGCGCGTATGTCTTCGCGCGCTTCGATTTCAGGGGCAAGGACATCCTGCGGGCGGTCGTCACCGTGCCGTTCGTGCTGCCCACCGTGGTCGTCGGCACGGCGTTCCTGGCGCTGGTCGGGCGTGGCGGGATGTTCGACGACCTGTGGGGCGTACGTCTGGACACGACGGTCTGGGCGATCCTGCTCGCGCATGTGTTCTTCAACTACGCCGTCGTCGTACGGACGGTGGGCGGCCTCTGGGCGCAGCTCGACCCCCGGCAGGAGGAGGCCGCGCGGATGCTCGGGGCGTCCCCGCTCGCGGCCTGGCGGAAGGTGACGCTCCCGGCGCTCGGGCCCGCCGTGGCCGCCGCCACGCTGATGGTGTTCCTCTTCACCTTCACCTCGTTCGGGGTGGTGCAGGTTCTCGGTGGGCCGACCTTCTCGACGCTCGAAGTGGAGATCTACCGGCAGACCTCGGAGATCTTCGACCTGGCGACGGCCGCCGTGCTGACGCTCGTGCAGTTCGTCGCGGTCGCTCTGGTCCTCGTCGTGCACGCCTGGACCGTACGGCGGCGGGAGAGCGCGCTGCGGCTGGGGGACGCGTCGCTCACGGCCCGGAAGCCACGCGGGGCGGGACAGTGGGCGTTGCTGGGCATGGTCCTCGCCACCGTCGTGGTGCTGATTCTGCTGCCGCTGGGCGTGCTGGTGGAGCGGTCGCTCGACGCGCCGGGATTCGGCTACTACAAGGCGCTGACCGGTGACGACAGCGGGATCTTCCTGGTGGCGCCGATCGAGGCGGTCGGCAACTCGCTCAGCTACGCGCTGGCCGCGACCGCCATCGCCCTGCTGATCGGCTCCCTCTCCGCCGCCGCGCTCACCCGGCGGGCCGGCCGGCTCGTCAGGGGCTTCGACGCGCTGCTCATGCTGCCGCTCGGGGTGTCCGCGGTGACCGTCGGCTTCGGGTTCCTGATCGCGCTGGACGAGCCGCCGCTGGACCTGCGGTCGTCCTGGATCCTGGTGCCGCTCGCCCAGGCACTGGTGGGCGTCCCCTTCGTCGTACGGACCATGCTGCCCGTGCTGCGGGCGGTGGACGAGCGGCTGCGGGAGGCGGCGGCCGTGCTCGGGGCGTCGCCCTGGCGGGTGTGGCGCGAGGTCGACCTGCCGATGGTGCGGCGGGCGCTGCTGATCGCCGCCGGGTTCGCCTTCGCCGTGTCGCTCGGGGAGTTCGGGGCGACCGTGTTCATCGCGCGCGCCGACAACCCGACGCTGCCGGTCGCCGTGGCACGGCTGCTCGGCCGGCCCGGGGACCTCAACTACGGCCAGGCCATGGCCCTTTCGACGATTCTGATGGTGGTGTGCGCGGTGGCCCTGCTGGTGCTGGAACGACTCCGTACCGATCGCACGGGGGAGTTCTGA
- a CDS encoding thiamine ABC transporter substrate-binding protein, whose product MGITKKATVLVVGLGLVTLSACGSSGSGGSDGGTDSKTVTLVSHGSFAYSKDVLKAFEKESGYKVKVLKSGDAGQAVNQAILTKDNPQGDVFFGVDNTLLSRALDNGLFQPYEAKGLDKVGAEYQLDKDEHRVTPVDSGDICVNYDKAYFTEHKIDPPQTFDDLVEPEYKDLLVTENASTSSPGLGFVLGTAAKYGDEGWEGYWQKLKANGVKVVDGWEQAYYQEFSGSTDGKKAGGDRPLVVSYASSPPAEVVYADPRPKTAPTGVATGTCFRQIEFAGLLSNAKNAEGGKALIDFLISKEFQEDMPLNMFVYPVVEGASVPAEFTEYGPAAKDPETMAPEKIAEKRDQWVKSWTSLVLK is encoded by the coding sequence GTGGGCATCACCAAGAAGGCAACGGTCCTGGTCGTCGGGCTGGGCCTGGTCACTCTGTCGGCGTGCGGGTCGTCCGGATCGGGTGGCAGCGACGGTGGCACCGATTCCAAGACCGTCACCCTCGTCAGCCACGGCTCCTTCGCCTACTCCAAGGACGTGCTGAAGGCGTTCGAGAAGGAGTCCGGCTACAAGGTCAAGGTCCTCAAGAGCGGTGACGCCGGCCAGGCCGTGAACCAGGCGATCCTGACCAAGGACAACCCGCAGGGCGACGTCTTCTTCGGCGTCGACAACACGCTGCTGTCGCGCGCGCTCGACAACGGCCTCTTCCAGCCGTATGAGGCGAAGGGCCTCGACAAGGTCGGCGCCGAGTACCAGCTCGACAAGGACGAGCACCGGGTGACGCCCGTCGACTCCGGTGACATCTGCGTCAACTACGACAAGGCGTACTTCACCGAGCACAAGATCGATCCGCCGCAGACGTTCGACGATCTGGTCGAGCCCGAGTACAAGGATCTCCTCGTCACCGAGAACGCCTCCACATCCTCGCCCGGACTCGGATTCGTCCTCGGTACGGCCGCGAAGTACGGCGACGAGGGATGGGAGGGATACTGGCAGAAGCTCAAGGCCAACGGTGTGAAGGTCGTCGACGGCTGGGAACAGGCGTACTACCAGGAGTTCTCCGGTTCGACGGACGGCAAGAAGGCCGGGGGCGACCGGCCCCTCGTCGTGTCGTACGCCTCCTCGCCGCCCGCCGAGGTCGTCTACGCGGACCCGCGCCCGAAGACCGCGCCGACCGGGGTCGCGACCGGCACCTGTTTCCGGCAGATCGAGTTCGCGGGGCTGCTGAGCAACGCGAAGAACGCCGAGGGCGGCAAGGCGCTGATCGACTTCCTGATCTCGAAGGAGTTCCAGGAGGACATGCCGCTCAACATGTTCGTGTACCCGGTGGTCGAGGGGGCGTCCGTGCCCGCCGAGTTCACCGAGTACGGGCCCGCGGCGAAGGACCCCGAGACCATGGCGCCGGAGAAGATCGCCGAGAAGCGTGACCAGTGGGTCAAGTCGTGGACCTCGCTCGTACTGAAGTAA
- the rlmN gene encoding 23S rRNA (adenine(2503)-C(2))-methyltransferase RlmN: MPAPGELTFVAPRGAKKPPRHLADLTPAERKEAVAAVGEKPFRAKQLSQHYFARYAHDPEQWTDIPAGARTKLREALLPELMTVVRHLSTDQETTRKTLWRLFDGTLVESVLMRYPDRVTMCISSQAGCGMNCPFCATGQAGLDRNLSTAEIVHQIVDGMRALRDGEIPGGPARLSNIVFMGMGEPLANYNRVVGAIRRLTDPEPDGLGLSQRGITVSTVGLVPAIHRFADEGFKCRLAISLHAPDDELRDTLVPVNTRWKVREVLDAGWEYAARSGRRLSIEYALIRDINDQAWRGDRLGRLLKGRPVHVNLIPLNPTPGSKWTASRPEDEKAFVDAIAAHGVPVTVRDTRGQEIDGACGQLAATER, from the coding sequence ATGCCTGCACCCGGAGAACTCACTTTCGTCGCCCCCCGCGGAGCCAAGAAGCCGCCGCGGCATCTCGCTGATCTCACGCCTGCGGAGCGTAAGGAGGCTGTTGCCGCGGTCGGGGAGAAGCCGTTTCGCGCCAAGCAGCTGTCGCAGCACTACTTCGCGCGGTACGCGCACGACCCGGAACAGTGGACCGACATCCCCGCGGGTGCGCGCACGAAGCTGCGGGAGGCATTGCTTCCGGAGCTGATGACGGTCGTGCGGCATCTGTCGACCGACCAGGAGACTACGCGGAAGACGCTGTGGCGGCTGTTCGACGGGACGCTCGTCGAGTCGGTGCTGATGCGGTACCCGGACCGGGTCACCATGTGCATCAGTTCGCAGGCCGGGTGCGGGATGAACTGTCCCTTCTGCGCCACCGGGCAGGCCGGGCTGGACCGGAATCTGTCCACCGCCGAGATCGTCCATCAGATCGTCGACGGGATGCGGGCGCTGCGGGACGGGGAGATCCCGGGTGGGCCCGCGCGGCTCTCCAACATCGTCTTCATGGGGATGGGTGAGCCGCTCGCCAACTACAACCGCGTCGTCGGGGCCATCCGCCGGCTCACCGATCCCGAGCCGGACGGGCTCGGGCTCTCGCAGCGGGGGATCACCGTGTCGACGGTCGGGCTCGTGCCGGCCATCCACCGGTTCGCGGACGAGGGCTTCAAGTGCCGGCTCGCGATCTCGCTGCACGCGCCGGACGACGAGCTGCGGGACACGCTCGTACCGGTGAACACGCGGTGGAAGGTGCGCGAGGTCCTGGACGCCGGGTGGGAGTACGCGGCCAGGTCCGGGCGGCGGCTGTCCATCGAGTACGCACTCATCCGGGACATCAACGACCAGGCGTGGCGCGGTGACCGGCTGGGCCGGCTGCTCAAGGGCAGGCCCGTGCACGTCAACCTCATCCCGCTCAACCCGACGCCGGGCTCCAAGTGGACCGCCTCCCGTCCCGAGGACGAGAAGGCGTTCGTCGACGCCATCGCCGCGCACGGTGTGCCGGTGACCGTCCGGGACACCCGGGGGCAGGAGATCGACGGGGCGTGCGGGCAACTGGCGGCCACCGAGAGGTAG
- the frr gene encoding ribosome recycling factor: MIEETLLEAEEKMEKAVVVAKDDFAAIRTGRAHPAMFNKIVADYYGALTPINQLASFSVPEPRMAVVTPFDKTALRNIEQAIRDSDLGVNPSNDGNIIRVVFPELTEERRRDYIKVAKSKAEDSKVSIRSVRRKAKDAIDKLVKDGEVGEDEGRRAEKELDDTTAKYVAQVDELLKHKEAELLEV, translated from the coding sequence GTGATCGAAGAGACCCTCCTCGAGGCCGAGGAGAAGATGGAGAAGGCCGTCGTGGTCGCCAAGGACGACTTCGCGGCGATCCGTACCGGTCGTGCGCACCCGGCGATGTTCAACAAGATCGTGGCCGACTACTACGGTGCGCTGACGCCGATCAACCAGCTGGCCTCGTTCTCGGTGCCGGAGCCGCGAATGGCCGTGGTGACCCCGTTCGACAAGACCGCCCTGCGCAACATCGAGCAGGCGATCCGCGACTCCGACCTCGGTGTCAACCCGAGCAACGACGGCAACATCATCCGGGTGGTGTTCCCCGAGCTGACCGAGGAGCGCCGCCGCGACTACATCAAGGTCGCCAAGAGCAAGGCGGAGGACTCCAAGGTGTCCATCCGCTCTGTTCGCCGCAAGGCCAAGGACGCGATCGACAAGCTCGTCAAGGACGGCGAGGTCGGTGAGGACGAGGGCCGTCGTGCGGAGAAGGAGCTCGACGACACCACCGCGAAGTACGTCGCTCAGGTGGACGAGCTGCTCAAGCACAAGGAAGCGGAGCTCCTCGAGGTCTGA